The proteins below come from a single Necator americanus strain Aroian chromosome V, whole genome shotgun sequence genomic window:
- a CDS encoding hypothetical protein (NECATOR_CHRV.G18564.T1) produces MTTFQLPICHITMMWSSSKEDSLNIRIEKGAKPRLKLSEDKRNVQVAVPLDTFVNYPLQRVELHGGYYLVLQRLQQQYKIIVQHGHERKPEFVVYASALSHEKDIKTQVKEMNTRIHQIGIAGPNLDVFGALRVARLTLEATVGTMHVNAKIMADRLSLHGQNIVVAPEALISTDRFTVIGRKLQLDGRCFPNETSENRRMTVRLDCSLVHVGVDGCIGESNDKDTIKTSKRVPQAQISAESLNLTVTGSLANYGKILALDRIELIVGEHLLSLSDGTLDSAGRGYDALKQIRGVRNQVECSPSSNSLHSAISSQNADAVANLIEKGVDVNDKVRSNTLTLRQAAIKQYREKREQSTLNRVRERITLINALLAVHDWRRGSIQAKAIRAIINKNCDDCAQFNARELHIKVGGSATVEADSIWSSTYVELDALAAVTICGQVKFTSLVLTAGMAVTTTADAIVALELFGRLNCGRYSCDGIWTVGENFVLDAREDVQFGSHSYVETEKMEMVSGCACVVDGSWQIGTCWALVESKLTIGATAKLFIEESATIGALGLMCHGFCNITETCDLQLKDSAHFFHCSKLECHTLKLACELHCTLGGTWIADSMNIYVRHDLITTSTGKAAVFTSANLTVGSFRNDALWQVEKDCHIIVGCMEQSEDGTLFVKQTLEMHIHRDSVGCFAGRIVCSKLDMRCLRRCQYDGYLKANEVEVYLPYMDESQLIVTGQMDILVSPLTLKGNSSFFNTTPTTPHSFPAFILDGRLNAHAIIAPFLAVEFSPDSLVRLRGIVSATPAVDFNILVSAGALTTGKNCSLLSMGSDPRAEGIICASTFYHQGQIRFQAEDVHILAGALVHKGRLTNCEHKQNHVKNCHIVVEEVFLNEGTLACNVLNITGDGVLENRNRIFAVDTMDIRLDNFHNDDGLMESKNSIKLLSATKEWTKLSGSIKAKKGFDLYANKLDMALNDVHKLINEKKLSFSARSDLIISTNICDEVKEFAVGCAAQNSVAINAAMELDRLEVLLGGDHTNPGTVVFKVTDKADININTLVVNGAANHLLIVLDGLLRCSRIRVAETFKRVTVAGQGSLDSRLISADGSNLCFNVYQIFRTNEIFCRNVIVEKDSLLRLKPCEDHDVTAVSCEKMLIEGTVFVENKLLLVSKKSDTCDLQIRGPIIGTAPESEVSIESTRVSISGQVANLKLLEIYARDTMHFSMAKVKNIKTVAIDCSELVVNGDLESCGEFLAKADAANLSGSCTSSGLSGVLSICCSSLQSSMDVKNINKLAFACRRAAVLRGTIQGVRDVEVDAKWINNHSHLENCVDVKLTAWSVHCSGSCCVTRMQITTLGVTLVNGNVSADVLSVTAPFVIAAQSSATLSSNKLEINSLFLCTNQDLQLTGTNYLWLIFEEMVYRPKLTPTQSNNWKDTAAMMKDRFSSPTIDVDEVIVGLKYLSDLNVTKVELDTENVIYEELCKMTQRFDSSPVSLFNTADLVALIYSGRSAFAVSTTEKSDENGKKRKKSHGSSLYEGLVQFKSTKYGKESRGSSDTDVGYVSRSSSEELDRSRSPRSSPEVHNCSLFADNHFDIIEEKLENLVVSDVTVEELNASLLEQEELAEFELLEQEIEDSEDGLVRTDYIICRDERIQLARLRQRVFTSQPPRPRPQFPITRIPSSNDLVMKRMQVKATLSNLDLRSFGSETSLVSLDFSAAGEIGSPMHFAASPFQRSRIPRGSFRSPRKAVVI; encoded by the exons ATGATGTGGTCATCGTCTAAAGAAGATTCACTAAACATTCGCATAGAAAAAGGAGCTAAACCAAGGCTAAAACTGAGCGAGGACAAACGGAATGTGCAG GTTGCTGTACCGCTTGACACATTCGTGAACTATCCGTTGCAACGTGTCGAACTTCACGGCGGGTACTACCTAGTACTACAACGTCTACAGCAACAATACAAAATTATCGTACAGCATGGG CATGAACGAAAACCAGAATTCGTGGTTTATGCATCTGCACTCTCCCATGAGAAGGACATCAAAacgcaagtgaaagaaatgaacacaaGGATTCATCAG ATTGGAATCGCTGGTCCAAATCTGGATGTTTTTGGAGCGCTCCGAGTAGCTCGACTAACTCTGGAGGCCACAGTCGGAACGATGCACGTGAATGCGAAAATAATGGCAGATCGGCTGTCGTTACATGGTCAAAACATTGTCGTAGCGCCTGAAGCGCTTATCAGTACGGATCGGTTTACG GTTATTGGCCGTAAACTACAACTGGATGGAAGATGTTTCCCGAATGAGACATCGGAAAATCGAAGAATGACAGTTCGATTGGATTGTAGCCTGGTACATGTTGGCGTGGATGGCTGTATTGGAGAATCCAACGATAAGGACACAATCAAGACATCCAAG CGTGTGCCCCAGGCACAAATCTCGGCTGAGAGCCTTAATCTGACCGTGACCGGCTCTCTGGCGAACTATGGCAAGATTTTAGCCTTAGACAGAATTGAACTTATTGTCGGCGAGCACCTGCTCTCGCTCTCAGACGGCACCTTAGACAGCGCAGGAAGAG GATATGATGCACTAAAACAGATCCGTGGAGTCCGAAATCAAGTTGAATGCTCACCGAGCTCAAATAGCCTGCACTCCGCGATCAGCTCACAAAACGCGGACGCCGTCGCCAATCTGATAGAAAAAGGCGTCGATGTAAATGATAAG GTCCGCTCAAATACTCTCACGCTACGACAAGCCGCCATCAAACAATACCGTGAAAAACGTGAACAGTCTACCCTGAATCGTGTTCGTGAAAGGATCACCCTAATTAACGCTCTACTCGCTGTCCACGATTGGCGACGTGGATCAATCCAGGCGAAGGCCATCCGTGCCATAATCAACAAGAACTGTGACGACTGCGCTCAATTCAACGCCAGAGAGTTGCACATTAAG GTGGGCGGATCGGCGACGGTGGAAGCAGATTCGATCTGGAGTAGCACGTATGTGGAGCTGGACGCTTTGGCCGCGGTCACGATCTGCGGTCAGGTGAAGTTCACGTCCTTAGTTCTAACCGCTGGAATGGCGGTGACTACCACGGCGGATGCGATAGTAGCTTTAGAGCTGTTTGGACGACTGAACTGTGGAAG ATATTCTTGCGATGGAATATGGACAGTTGGAGAGAATTTTGTGCTGGATGCACGCGAAGATGTCCAGTTTGGATCACATTCGTACGTTGAGACGGAAAAG ATGGAAATGGTATCCGGATGCGCTTGCGTAGTTGACGGATCATGGCAGATTGGCACTTGTTGGGCGCTGGTCGAATCCAAATTGACTATAGGTGCCACGGCTAAACTTTTCATTGAAGAATCGGCTACAATAGGAGCATTAGG GCTAATGTGTCATGGATTCTGTAATATCACCGAGACCTGTGATCTTCAACTGAAAGactccgcccatttctttcattgttcCAAACTTGAATGCCATACACTGAAGTTGGCGTGTGAATTGCATTGCACCTTAGGTGGAACCTGGATTGCCGACAGCATGAAT ATTTACGTACGTCACGACCTCATCACGACCTCCACCGGAAAGGCGGCCGTATTCACTAGCGCCAACCTAACGGTGGGCTCCTTCCGAAATGATGCCTTGTGGCAG GTTGAAAAGGACTGTCACATCATTGTGGGATGCATGGAACAGTCTGAAGATGGTACGTTGTTCGTGAAGCAAACGCTTGAAATGCATATCCATCGTGATTCTGTGGGTTGTTTTGCCGGACGAATCGTTTGCAGTAAGCTGGACATGAG ATGCCTTCGACGTTGTCAATACGATGGTTACCTAAAAGCTAACGAAGTTGAAGTGTATCTGCCATACATGGATGAATCACAACTAATCGTCACTGGTCAGATGGATATCCTAGTATCACCGTTGACACTTAAAGGAAATAGCTCTTTCTTTAACACAACACCAACCACACCTCATTCATTCCCAGCGTTCATACTCGACGGGCGCCTAAATGCGCACGCGATCATCGCACCATTCCTAGCTGTAGAATTCTCACCGGATTCCTTGGTGAGACTACGCGGCATAGTTTCGGCGACACCAGCGGTTGACTTTAATATTCTCGTATCGGCTGGCGCACTGACAACAGGAAAGAACTGCTCGTTGCTATCGATGGGCAGCGATCCGAGAGCGGAAGGAATCATCTGTGCGTCCACATTCTACCATCAAGGTCAAATCCGATTCCAAGCCGAAGACGTGCATATTTTAGCCGGAGCACTGGTTCATAAGGGTAGACTGACAAATTGCGAGCATAAACAGAATCACGTGAAAAATTGTCACATTGTCGTCGAGGAAGTGTTCCTGAATGAGGGTACATTAGCCTGTAATGTGCTGAACATTACTGGAGACGGTGTGCTGGAAAATAGGAACAGAATTTTTGCCGTAGACACGATGGATATACGTTTGGATAACTTCCATAATGATGATGGACTTATGGAGtcgaaaaattccataaaactGTTGTCGGCCACGAAGGAATGGACGAAACTTAGCGGATCCATCAAAGCAAAGAAAGGATTCGATCTTTATGCGAATAAGTTGGACATGGCTCTGAACGATGTCCATAAGCTCATCAACGAGAAGAAACTCTCATTTTCGGCAAGAAGCGATCTCATCATATCCACTAACATTTGCGACGAAGTCAAAGAGTTTGCCGTCGGTTGTGCTGCTCAGAATTCTGTCGCAATCAATGCGGCAATGGAATTAGATCGTCTCGAGGTTCTACTCGGTGGTGATCACACCAATCCTGGCACGGTAGTGTTCAAAGTCACGGATAAGGCCGATATTAACATAAATACGCTTGTCGTAAACGGAGCTGCCAATCATTTACTGATCGTTTTGGACGGACTACTGAGATGTAGTCGGATAAGGGTCGCCGAAACATTCAAACGAGTTACTGTAGCAGGACAAGGCAGCTTGGACAGTCGCCTGATATCAGCGGACGGCTCAAATCTTTGCTTCAATGTCTACCAAATTTTCCGTACAAATGAGATATTTTGTCGTAACGTGATTGTGGAGAAAGATTCTTTGCTGAGACTGAAACCATGCGAAGATCATGACGTCACTGCGGTCTCTTGCGAAAAGATGCTCATCGAGGGAACAGTTTTCGTCGAGAACAAGCTTCTATTGGTTTCTAAAAAATCTGACACATGTGATCTTCAAATTCGTGGTCCAATTATAGGAACGGCTCCTGAGAGTGAAGTAAGCATTGAGAGTACACGAGTTTCCATTTCTGGACAAGTGGcaaatttgaaacttttgGAAATTTATGCCCGCGACACTATGCATTTCTCTATGGCAAAGGTGAAGAACATAAAAACTGTGGCGATTGATTGCTCGGAGCTGGTGGTGAACGGTGACCTCGAATCGTGCGGCGAATTTTTGGCAAAGGCTGACGCCGCCAATTTGTCGGGCTCGTGTACAAGTTCGGGTTTGAGTGGAGTGCTCTCGATTTGCTGCAGTTCCCTGCAGTCAAGCATGGACGTGAAGAATATCAACAAACTCGCTTTCGCCTGCAGACGAGCAGCAGTGCTCAGAGGCACGATCCAAGGTGTACGAgatgttgaggtggatgcGAAGTGGATAAATAACCACTCGCACCTCGAGAATTGTGTTGATGTGAAGCTCACCGCTTGGTCCGTACACTGTTCTGGATCTTGCTGTGTAACGCGAATGCAAATTACCACACTAGGCGTGACATTAGTGAATGGTAATGTCAGTGCGGATGTGCTAAGCGTTACTGCACCATTTGTGATTGCAGCACAATCGTCCGCGACACTTTCTTCTAATAAACTGGAGATAAATTCGTTATTTTTATGTACAAATCAGGATCTACAATTAACGGGCACTAATTATCTCTGGCTGATCTTCGAAGAAATGGTCTACAGACCGAAATTAACGCCTACTCAATCGAATAACTGGAAGGACACGGCAGCAATGATGAAGGATCGCTTCAGTAGTCCAACTATCGATGTCGATGAAGTGATTGTCGGCTTAAAATATCTCAGCGATCTTAACGTAACTAAGGTCGAGTTGGATACGGAGAATGTGATCTACGAGGAGTTGTGCAAAATGACTCAACGATTCGATAGCAGCCCTGTTAGCCTGTTCAACACTGCCGATTTGGTGGCGCTGATCTACAGTGGACGATCCGCCTTCGCCGTATCGACGACGGAGAAAAGCGATGAGaatgggaagaaaaggaagaagagtcACG GCAGTTCTCTGTATGAGGGTTTAGTCCAATTCAAGTCGACAAAGTATGGAAAAGAATCGAGAGGATCATCCGACACCGATGTCGGATACGTTAGCAGATCGTCAAGTGAGGAGCTGGATCGATCCAG GTCACCTCGATCATCGCCTGAGGTGCACAATTGTAGTTTGTTTGCGGACAATCATTTCGATATTATTGAAGAGAAGCTGGAGAATCTAGTGGTTAGCGATGTGACGGTTGAAGAGCTGAACGCATCATTGCTGGA GCAAGAAGAACTGGCTGAATTCGAACTTTTGGAGCAAGAGATTGAGGATAGTGAGGACGGTCTCGTAAGGACTGACTACATTATCTGCCGTGACGAGAGAATTCAACTGGCACG gttACGGCAGCGTGTGTTCACCTCACAGCCACCACGACCGCGACCACAATTCCCAATCACAAGAATCCCGTCCTCAAATGATTTGGTTATGAAGAGAATGCAG GTAAAAGCTACCCTTTCTAATCTCGACCTCCGTTCTTTTGGAAGTGAGACGTCACTGGTGTCATTGGACTTCTCAGCGGCAGGTGAAATCGGTTCGCCAATGCATTTCGCTGCGAGTCCATTCCAGAG gTCTCGTATTCCTCGAGGATCATTCCGAAGTCCACGAAAAGCAGTGGTAATCTAA